The Aedes aegypti strain LVP_AGWG chromosome 3, AaegL5.0 Primary Assembly, whole genome shotgun sequence genome contains a region encoding:
- the LOC5579278 gene encoding asparagine synthetase [glutamine-hydrolyzing] 1: MCGIFSIFLNERHRRLYGGETDLCGRKESLRELAFRQSARQRHRGPDHTGLVADEDEGFVLVQERLCVIGVKTGTQPFVSQDGQVLLVANGEIYNYLLMAQEINDALEAGESTYTPRSDCDVIIAYYEKFGVDVLMKNIRGMFAFVLYDKKNGCILVARDPIGIVPLYSGKDVEGNLWIASEMKCLVEKCSEVEIFPPGHMYYGSRQKLKPVSYFDSDWMYEIPRAKVDLERLKKSLEDAVESHLQCDVPMGALLSGGLDSSLIASIATKIMKKRHGPDYRLKTYSVGLVGGPDFEFARMVADYIGSDHTEVYFTIDEGLNYIRDAVLHGETYDITTVRCTIPLLLLSRYIKSEGIKMVLSGEGADELFGGYLYFHQAPNAEEFHFETVKRVQNLHYADCLRANKGTSAWGLELRVPFLDTDFVNYVMSIRPEDRKPQNKINGLVQPMEKYILREAFAEDYLPQKVLWRQKEQFSDGVGYTWIDTITKYAASHISDAEFSSAAARFPINPPPTKEAYYYRQIFKELFPHESCASTVTRWVPRTDWGCSADPSGRKQTIHKENV, translated from the coding sequence ATGTGCGGTATTTTTTCGATATTTCTCAACGAGCGACACCGTCGTCTTTATGGCGGTGAAACAGATCTGTGTGGAAGGAAAGAGTCCCTGCGGGAGTTGGCCTTCCGACAGTCGGCCAGACAGAGGCACCGTGGTCCGGATCACACCGGTTTGGTGGCTGACGAGGACGAAGGATTTGTGCTAGTCCAGGAGAGACTGTGTGTGATTGGGGTGAAAACGGGAACTCAACCGTTCGTGTCCCAAGATGGCCAAGTGCTGTTGGTGGCCAATGGCGAAATCTACAACTATCTGCTGATGGCACAGGAAATCAACGACGCACTTGAGGCAGGGGAGAGCACCTACACTCCGAGAAGTGATTGCGATGTCATCATTGCATATTACGAGAAGTTTGGCGTTGATGTGCTCATGAAGAACATTCGAGGCATGTTCGCATTTGTTCTGTACGATAAGAAAAATGGCTGTATATTGGTGGCGCGCGACCCGATTGGAATAGTTCCACTCTACAGTGGGAAAGACGTTGAGGGCAACTTGTGGATAGCCAGTGAAATGAAGTGTTTAGTGGAAAAGTGCTCAGAAGTAGAGATATTCCCGCCAGGCCACATGTACTATGGATCGAGACAAAAGTTGAAACCAGTGAGCTATTTCGACTCTGATTGGATGTACGAGATCCCTCGAGCAAAGGTGGATTTGGAACGGTTGAAAAAGAGTCTGGAGGATGCAGTTGAATCTCATTTGCAGTGTGACGTTCCGATGGGAGCATTGCTCAGTGGTGGTCTGGATTCGAGCTTAATCGCGTCCATAGCcacaaaaattatgaaaaaacgaCATGGGCCAGATTATCGATTGAAAACCTACAGCGTGGGACTTGTCGGTGGACCAGATTTTGAATTCGCGCGCATGGTTGCCGACTACATCGGAAGTGATCACACAGAGGTGTACTTTACGATCGACGAAGGACTCAACTATATTCGCGATGCTGTTCTACACGGAGAAACCTACGACATCACGACGGTTCGCTGCACCATTCCGTTGCTGTTGCTTTCGAGATACATCAAAAGCGAAGGTATCAAAATGGTACTCTCCGGTGAGGGAGCAGACGAGCTATTCGGAGGATACCTCTACTTTCATCAAGCGCCAAATGCAGAAGAATTCCACTTCGAAACGGTAAAGCGTGTGCAGAACCTCCATTACGCAGATTGTCTTCGTGCAAACAAGGGAACTTCCGCATGGGGCCTGGAATTGCGTGTCCCCTTCCTGGATACGGACTTTGTCAACTATGTGATGAGCATCCGCCCGGAAGATCGCAAGCCCCAGAacaaaatcaacggtttggtaCAACCCATGGAGAAGTACATCCTGCGGGAAGCTTTCGCTGAGGATTATCTTCCGCAAAAAGTCCTCTGGCGACAGAAGGAGCAGTTTTCCGATGGAGTTGGTTACACGTGGATCGATACCATCACCAAGTACGCGGCGTCCCACATCAGTGATGCCGAGTTTTCTTCCGCGGCTGCACGATTCCCCATCAACCCGCCGCCAACCAAGGAGGCTTACTACTACCGGCAGATCTTCAAGGAGCTGTTCCCACATGAGAGCTGTGCGTCAACCGTCACCAGATGGGTGCCTCGGACAGATTGGGGCTGCTCCGCAGATCCATCCGGTCGGAAGCAGACGATACACAAGGAGAATGTGTGA